The genome window GTAGGTCTTCACACGTCCTACCACGTCGTCGGACTTCATGGTCAGGATCTCCTGCAAGGTGTAGGATGCACCATAGGCCTCCAGCGCCCATACCTCCATCTCACCGAAACGCTGACCACCGAACTGTGCTTTACCACCCAGCGGCTGCTGTGTAACCAGAGAGTACGGACCGGTAGAACGCGCATGGATCTTATCGTCTACCAGATGATGCAGTTTCAGGTAATGCATGTGTCCGATCGTTACCGGGCTGTCAAAATACTCGCCGGTACGTCCGTCACGCAGGCGGACCTTACCATCTCTGGAAATCGGCACGCCCTTCCAGAGTTCTCTGTGATCTCTGTTCTCATAGAGGTATTCCATTACCTCCGGGAGAAGTTCTTCTTTATGCTTCGCTTCAAACTCTTCCCATGACAGGTTGACATAGTCATTTGCCAGGTCCAGAGTATCCATGATATCATTCTCGTTCGCACCGTCAAATACCGGCGTTGCAACGTTAAATCCAAGTGCTTTTGCAGCAAGGCTTAAGTGAATCTCAAGTACCTGTCCGATATTCATACGGGAAGGCACGCCCAGCGGGTTCAGCACGATGTCAAGCGGACGTCCGTTCGGCAAGAACGGCATATCCTCTACCGGAAGCACACGGGAAACAACACCCTTGTTACCATGACGGCCGGCCATCTTGTCACCTACGGAGATCTTTCTCTTCTGTGCGATGTAGATACGCACTGCCTGATTCACTCCCGGAGACAGCTCGTCGCCGTTCTCTCTGGTAAATACCTTGGCCTCTACAACGATACCGTATTCTCCATGGGGAACCTTAAGGGAAGTATCTCTTACCTCCCGCGCCTTCTCACCGAAGATCGCACGGAGTAGTCTCTCCTCTGCTGTCAGCTCAGTCTCTCCCTTCGGAGTTACCTTACCTACCAGGATATCTCCGGCACGCACCTCAGCGCCAATACGGATAATACCTCTCTCGTCAAGATCTTTCAGCGCATCGTCTCCCACGCCGGGGATATCGCGGGTGATCTCCTCCGGTCCCAGCTTGGTATCACGGGACTCTGCCTCGTATTCTTCAATGTGTACGGAAGTGTAGACATCTTCCTGTACCAGTCTCTCGCTTAACAGTACCGCATCCTCGTAGTTATAACCCTCCCAGGTCATAAATCCGATCAGCGGGTTCTTGCCCAGAGCCATCTCTCCGTTAGAAGTAGACGGTCCGTCTGCAATGACCTGTCCTTCTTCCACACGCTCGCCCTTTACTACGATCGGTCTCTGATTGTAGCAGTTGCTCTGGTTACTTCTAAGGAACTTGGTCAGTTTATATGATTTTCTTGTCTTATCATCCTGTTTGATCACAATCTCAGAGGAAGTAGAGCGCTCTACCACACCTCCCTGCTCTGCCACGATACATACGCCGGAGTCGACCGCTGATTTCACTTCCATACCGGTTCCTACAACGGGAGCCTCGGTCATCAGAAGCGGTACGGCCTGACGCTGCATGTTCGATCCCATCAGCGCACGGTTCGCGTCGTCGTTCTCCAGAAACGGGATCAGGGCTGTCGCAACGGAGAACACCATCTTCGGAGAAACGTCCATGTAATCGAACATACTTCTCTCATATTCCTGTGTCTCTTCGCGATAACGACCGGATACGTTCTTACGGATAAAATGTCCTTCCGCGTCAAGCGCCTCGTTCGCCTGTGCTACATGGTAATTGTCCTCTTCGTCTGCGGTCATGTAGACTACTTCGTCTGTAACCACCGGATTCTTCGGATCTGTCTTATCTATCTTTCGGTACGGAGCCTCCACGAATCCGTACTCGTTAATTCTCGCGTAACATGCCAGAGAGTTGATAAGACCAATGTTCGGTCCCTCAGGAGTCTCGATCGGGCACATTCTTCCGTAGTGGGAATAATGTACGTCACGAACCTCGAATCCGGCTCTCTCTCTTGACAGACCGCCCGGTCCAAGTGCGGACAGACGTCTCTTGTGAGTAAGCTCGCCAAGCGGGTTGTTCTGGTCCATGAACTGGGACAGCTGAGAGGAACCAAAGAATTCCTTCACTGCCGCTGTTACCGGTTTGATGTTGATCAGAGACTGCGGAGAGATTCCTTCCAGATCCTGGGTCGTCATTCTCTCTCTTACCACTCTCTCCAATCTGGACAGACCGATTCTGTACTGGTTCTGCAGAAGTTCTCCCACGGAACGAATACGACGGTTTCCCAAATGGTCAATATCATCATCATTTCCCATGCCATATTCCAGATGCATGTTATAGTTAATGGAAGCAAAAATATCTTCCTTCGTAATGTGCTTCGGAATCAGTTCATGGATATTTCTGCGGATCGCGTCTTTCATCTCATCGATATCTCCGCCTGTCTCCTCCAAAATAGAAGCCAGTACCGGATAATATACAAGCTCTGTCACGCCCACTTCCTTCGGGTCAATATCCACAACTGCTCTCAAATCTACCATCATGCTTGACAGCACTTTGATATCGCGTTCTCCCTCTTCACGCTCGATCCATACATACGGTACGGCCGCATTCTGAATCGCATCTGCCAGTTCTCTGGTAACAGCTATGCCTTTTTCGGCTACCACTTCACCGGTGATAGCACTTACCACATCATCAGCCAGTACCTGTCCGCAGATACGGTTTCTGAGAAGGAGCTTCTTATTAAATTTGTAACGTCCGACCTTGGCAAGATCATAACGTCTCGGGTCAAAGAACATGCTGGTGATCAGGCTCTCCGCACTATCCACTGCCAGCGGCTCACCCGGACGGATCTTTTTATACAGCTCTAACAGACCTTCCTGATAATTCTCAGCAGTGTCCTTGGAAAAACTTGCAAGAATCTTCGGCTCTTCACCGAACAATTCCAGAATCTCCGCATTGGTTCCCACGCCAAGCGCACGAATCAAAACCGTGATCGGCACCTTCCTTGTTCTATCAACTCTTACATAGAAAACGTCATTGGAGTCTGTCTCGTATTCCAGCCATGCGCCTCGGTTCGGAATAACTGTACAGGAATATAACTCTTTACCAATCTTGTCATGCGTGATCGCATAATAAATACCGGGCGAACGTACCAGCTGACTTACGATAACACGCTCCGCACCATTAATTACGAAAGTGCCTGTCTTGGTCATCAAAGGCAAATCACCCATGAATATCTCATGTTCATTAATCTCATCTGTTTCCTTATTGCGAAGTCTCACACGCACCTTAAGCGGGGCTGCATAAGTTGCATCCCTCTTCTTGCACTCGTCGATTGAGTACTTCACCTCGTCTTCGCACAATTTAAAATCCACGAAATCCAGGCTCAGATTACCGCTGTAATCAGTAATCGGCGAAATGTCATCAAACACTTCATTTAATCCTTTGTCCAGGAACCACTGGTAGGAATCCTTCTGAACTTCGATCAGGTTCGGCATTTGGAGCACTTCTTTTTGTCTGGAATAACTCATGCGCATGCTTTTTCCGGTTGTGATGGGACGAATTCTGTTTTTCTCCATTGACGTTTCACTCCTTATATAATTAATTTTCGGGTTATCTCCGCCTATCATTAGGGCGCACTTATGGCGTAAGTGTCCACAATAGCGCATTTTTTAGTTTATCATAGCCTTTTCGGGGTTGTCAAGGACTTTTTCAAAAAGTTTATGCATTGTTTTCTCAATTAGTTTTAGAAATGTTTTCATAAATTGGATGGAATTGGTATTTTCCTACGAAATAAAAAAGGATGCCAATGCAACACCTGCATGGCATCCCCCTATGGATTCATTATGATAAGCCAAATTACTTAACGTTAACTTCTGCACCCTCAGCTTCAAGTTTAGCCTTGATCTCCTCAGCCTCTGCCTTGGAAACAGCCTCTTTAACTGTCTTCGGAGCCTCGTCAACGAGTGCCTTAGCTTCCTTAAGTCCAAGTCCGGTAATCTCACGAACAACTTTGATTACTTTAACCTTAGAAGCGCCTGCTGCTACTAATTCAACATCGAATTCAGTCTTTTCTTCTTCTGCCGGAGCGTCTGCGCCTGCTGCTGCAACTACAACGCCTGCTGCTGCAGATACACCAAATTCTTCTTCACATGCTTTAACTAATTCATTTAATTCTAATACAGATAATTCTTTGATAGCTTCAATAAATTCTGCTGTTGTTAATTTTGCCATTTTATTTTCCTCCATTTGATTTTTGTTTTAATAAAGTGAACTTCACTTTGACTTTAAAATATTCCGTTTCTGAATTACTCAGCTGCCGGAGCTTCCTCTACAGCCTCTGCTGCCTCAGCCGGAGCGCCGTTCTGTTCTGCGATCTGATTAAGAACGCGGGCCAGGTTGGTGATCGGTGACTGTAAGCTTCCAAGTAATTTGGACAAGAGTTCTTCTCTGGACGGAATCTGTGATAATGCATTCACGCCGTCAGCATCGTAAACTGAGCCTTCAACCACACCAGCTTTTACTTCAAGAGCCTTAGCTGTCTTTGCGAACTTGCAGATGATTCTTGCCGGAGCCGTTGCATCGTCTTTAGAAATAGCGATAGCGTTCGGTCCTTCCAGATATTCGTCAAGCTGTGCAAAATCTGTTCCTTCAAAAGCTCTCTTCATCATTGTGTTTTTGCAGACTTTGTAGATCACACCAGCTTCTCTTAACTGTTTACGAAGTTCTGTATCTTCTGCAACAGTTAATCCGCGGTAGTCAACCAGCACGATTGACTGAGCGTCTGTGATATCATCCACGATTGCCTGTACGATTGGTTGTTTTAATTCAACTTTTGCCACGAATAGTGCACCTCCTTATAGTATTTATGAGCTGCCTGGAATAAAAAAATCCCCTTGTCCAAAAGACAGGGAGACGCATAAATTCATCATATCTCGAATTTGTTCTTCCTCGGTAGGCGTTTTAATCCTTACGCTTTTCAGCACCTACTGTCTCTGGCAGTTACTTGAGTATAGTAGCATATCTATGTTTACATGTCAATATATTTTTTAAAAAATGTGCTTTTTAATATTCTCTGCGTGCGAGCCAGTTACATAGCAGCGACTTCTTTTCTACGAGTCGCACATTGTTACCTCCATACGGCTTTCCTTTACCCATAGAGCAGTTTCACCTTACAAAGTGCATTTTGTCCAAAGAACGTACAGCACCTTCCTCGCCGAGATGAACGTCCACTGGACGTTCACTCAGGTATGCTTGGCAATAAAGCAAAAACTCCCCGCAGAATAATCCACAGGGAGTTCATCAAACATGGCTTTTTAATCTAAGCGATTAAACCAGCTTCATCGGGTTGAGCTTCACGCCCGGTCCCATTGTAGAAGTAAGGGTCACACTCTTTAAGAACTGACCTTTTACTGCTGCCGGTCTTGCTTTATTAATAGCGTCCATAAGCGTCTGGAAGTTGTCCGCTAACTGCTCTTCAGTGAAAGAAGCTTTTCCTAATGGCACGTGGATAATGTTGGTCTTATCCAATCTGTACTCAATCTTACCAGCTTTGATATCGTTGATTGCTTTGGTAACATCCATGGTTACGGTACCAGCCTTCGGGTTCGGCATTAAGCCCTTCGGTCCAAGTACACGTCCCAGACGTCCTACGATACCCATCATGTCCGGTGTAGCAACAACAACATCAAATTCGAACCAGTTCTCATTCTGGATCTTCGGTACCAGTTCAGCTCCGCCTACGTAATCTGCTCCTGCTGCTTTAGCTTCCTCAGCCTTAGCATCCTTAGCAAATACAAGGATACGAACTTTTTTACCGGTTCCGTGCGGCAGTACAACTGCGCCACGGATCTGCTGGTCAGCGTGACGTCCGTCACAGCCTGTTCTGACATGAGCTTCGATTGTTTCGTCAAATTTAGCATTCGCACACTTCTTAACCAGTGCGATTGCTTCTGCTTTATCATAAAGAACGCTTCTGTCCACCTGTTTTGCGTTCTCTACATATTTCTTTCCTCTTTTCATGTTAATACCTCCTAGTGGTAATTACGGGATGTCCCTCCCACGTTTTTGTTTACAGTTCAAGTTGCTTTCTTAAGGAAGTTCTCTTCGCTAACCTCATCCTTCGCCTGCGGCTCGGATTCGCTAATCTCAGAGAACGGCCTCGCACTAGGCTCGAAAATACCTCGCCAAGTTGCTTTCTTAAGGAAGTTCTCTTCGCTAACCTCATCTTTCGCCTGCGGCTCGGATTCGCTAATCTCAGAGAACGGCCTCGCACTAGGCTCGAAAATACCTCGCCAAGTTGCTTTCGGCCTACTCTACAACAGTTACGCCCATGCTTCGGCAGGTTCCTTCGATCATGCTCATGGCTGCCTCTACGGATGCTGCGTTCAGATCCGGCAGTTTAAGCTCTGCGATCTCTTTTACCTGAGCTTTGGTGATCTTTGCAACTTTGGTCTTGTTCGGTACGCCTGAACCGGACTTAAGGCCACATGCCTTCTTGATCAGAACTGCTGCCGGCGGTGTCTTTGTGATGAAGCTGAAGCTTCTGTCACTGTAAACAGTGATAACAACAGGAATGATCAGGTCGCCCTGGTCTGCTGTTCTTGCGTTGAACTGCTTCGTAAATTCAACGATATTTACACCGTGCTGTCCAAGTGCCGGACCAACCGGTGGTGCCGGAGTTGCCTTTCCGGCCGGAATCTGTAATTTGATATAACCTGAAACTTTTTTTGCCATTTTAAAGTACCTCCTTGTGGTATTTGCGGGGATTTCCCTCCCACGTGTTCTTTGCCTTGCATAAAGCTACATTTTTTTGACTTCTGCGAAACTGATTTCTACCGGCGTTTCGCGGCCGAACAGTTCAACATTGATCGTCAGGCTCTGCTTCTGTGGATTAATAGACTGGACAACACCGACTGTGCCTTCCCAGGCTCCGGCAGTAACCGTTACGGTATCGCCTTCCTCATAAGCAACGACTATATTCTCTTTGTGGATACCAAGCGGTTCCATCTCAGCTTCCGTAAGCGGAACAGGTTTGGACCCGGGACCTACGAAGCCTGTCACGCCTCTGGTATTGCGGACAACGTACCAGGTATCGTCATTCATGATCATATGAATCAGAACATAGCCCGGGAACAGCTTCTTCTGCGCAGCCTTCTGCACCCCGTTCTTCAGTTCCACGACTTCCTGCATCGGTACGCGCACCTCAAGAATCTCTTCTTCCAGATGGCGGTTCTCGATCGTCTTGTCAATGTTTGCCTTTACTTTGTTCTCATACCCGGAATAGGTATGAACCACATACCATTTTGCTTCTGCCATAAAATCACCTTTCCTGCGTCATCATTTATCAGTATCTTATCTAACCAATAAATCAATTCCGAATTTCACAAGGATATCAGCGATCGTGATGATAGCCCCTAAAATAACGGAAACGGATACGACTGCCGCCGTCTGCTTGGCAAGTGTGGTTTTGTCTGGCCAGATTATCTTCTTAAACTCTGCTTTCAGTCCTTTGAAAAAAGGCGTCTTGCTCGTTTCTTTAGAATCTCCCATAACATTCACTTCCCTTCAGCGACTATTTCGTCTCTTTGTGCACTGTGTGTGATTTGCAGAATCTACAATACTTCTTCGTCTCCATACGCTCAGGATGAGATTTCTTATCCTTCGTCATGTTGTAGTTACGATGTTTGCATTCTGTACATTCCAGAGTAATTCTTGTACGCACAACTTCCACCTCGCTTTTATGTTCTTATTTTCAGTTACACGACAGCTTGCGAGGCTGTCACCAGAGTTCTGTATAGGAACTCCAGGGTGTTAAAAATAGGCATAAAAAAAAGACCTATACTTCCATTCGCTAGGATAGAATACCATACCTGGCCGCTAAAGTCAAGGTCTTTCTTTCAGCTTGTCTCTTTTCTTTTCCTACTATTTTATAAAAGCTATTTTATAAAAGCACGCGTCTCTGTGATTATTTTATCTGCAAACGCATCACCGCAAACGCGACTCCTGCCGTCACTACCTCAGTGATCCAGAACGCATTCCAGGCCCCCACAGGTCCCCAGATTCTGCTTAACGCAAACGCCACCGGGATAATGACCACAATATACCGTGACAGTGAAATTGCCAGAGACGGCGCCCCTTTTCCGAGCCCTTCAAGCGCACCGGAAGCGGTCACGGAAACCGCAGAAATAATAAATCCGGCGCTGATGATCCGCAGTGCCGTCTGTCCCGCCAGAATCGTCTCCTGATTCTCCGTGAACAGACCGATCAGCTGCCCCGGAATCGCAAGACAGATCACCGTTCCCACCGCCATGATCGCACCGCACAGCCCAATCGTCATATAATAGATCTGTTTTACCCTCTTTTTCTCTCCCGCGCCGTAATTGTAACCGATCACCGGGCGCATGCCCTGGATAATCCCGCTTGCCGGCAGATAGAGGAATGTCTGCAGCTTATAGTAAATCCCCAGGATCACTACATAAATCTGCGAATATTCAGAAAGGATCGCATTAAAAGCCGAGATCAATACGGACGGAAGCGCCAGATTCAAAATCGCCGGTACCCCGATCGCATAGAGCTTCCTGTCAATCCCCCCGTTTCGCACGAAATATTTTTTCCTGATCCGCACGCGAATCGGACGCGCCGTATAGACGACCAGGTGAACAGCGGTCGACACCACCTGACCGATTCCGGTAGCAAGCGCCGCCCCGCTGATTCCCATAGCCGGGAATGGACCGAGCCCAAAAATCATGATCGGATCCAAAATAATATTTGTAATACACCCTGCCAGCATACTCACCATACCGACCTTCATCTTTCCTACTGCCTGAAAGACCTTCTCAAAATACAGACATAATGCAAGTACCGGAGAAAATGCAAAGACGATTCTTGAATATTTCATTCCAAGATCCACCACCTGCTCCGCCGATGTAAATCTTCCGAGAAATGCAGGCATCACCGCAATAGAACCTATCATCATCACGATTCCGTGTGTCAGAGACAGCACCAGCCCGTGTACTGCCGTGATATTTGCCTTCTCCTCATCATCCGCCCCCAGATAAAATGCGATCACTGCGTTGATTCCTATTCCAAAACCGATCGCCACCGCACTCACAAAATTCTGGACCGGGAAGACCAAAGAAAGCGCAGTCATCGCGTCCTCGCTGATCTTCGCCACGAAAAAGCTGTCGACAATATTGTATAAAGAATTCACGAGCATCGATATTACCATCGGAAGCGCCATGGACGTAATGAGCGGTAAGATCGGCTTCTCTTTCATAAACGTTTCATTCATGCTTCATTCCTCCTTATTTCCATGATAAATACTGTCTGGCCTCCATCCCTATATGCCGGCAGCTAAAAAACGGCCACCGGTCGTTTTTGCCGTATGCCTGACAGCAAAAAACCACACAATTACAAAAAGTAATTGTGTGGCGAAAAATGGATAGACCAGAAAAATCCACATTTGTTTTTATACTCCTGATGCTAACATCAAACAGCCTGCTTGTCAAGTTCCCTTTCCCAGGAAACTCCAACGCACCCGCTACAAATTCAGGAATTGCAGCAGCATCTCAACCTTAAGCCTGGCAATCCGATCCTCTAACGGCAGATCAAGGATCTCCCTTAATCTGCTGATTCTTTTTCGGATCGTGTTGATATGAACATACATTTTCTCCGCCGTGACGCTGTAATTCATATTATTTTCCAAATACACCTTCAGCGTCTTCAAAAGCTCTCTGTTCTTCTCGTCCTGCATTAGCAGACGGTACTGGCTCAGCATAACTTCCAGTTCCTCCTCCTGGATGTCGAACCACGCATAAGGTCCCAGCATCTCATAATCCCAGATCCGATTCTGCGGAAACAACTGTCGTCCCATCTTCAGCACCTTCTGGCACCTCTGCACACTCTTTTTCAGGGACAGCAGATTGCTCTCCTCACGGTAAATAGCAAACTCCAGCTCCATACCGCCGCATTTTTCTTTTATCTTCTGCCTGAACTCTTCCAGAAGACCGCTTAAATATTCCAGACTGCAAGTAGATTTTTCCTGAATATCCCAAAGGATCAGGCCGTTACTTTCGTCAAGAAATGCCATCTTCCCGTATTTGGAAACGCCGCTGTCCTGAAACGCCCGCACAAAATTCTTCCGCTCATCCCGGGCGTTTACCGTCTCATCCCCGGTCTGGGAAAACAACATGCAGATATACTTTTTAGACATGGATATCCCATGCTGGCTCGCCTGATAAATCAGCCTTTCTTTGTCTTCCTCATCATAATTCAGTGCGAACAATATAAAGTTCTCAAACCCGATATTCCCAACGCTTTGCGCGACCATAATCTGTTCATATACGGATTGCAGCTCCAGAAAGGCAATCCGTATAGAATACTCGTCACAATAATCCAGAAACTCCTTCGACTCCATTACCACAAAAAACGCCTGCGTCACATCGTTCATGATAATCGGAATCAGCACCCAGCTGATTCTGGGACCATCGGGATTCTTCGGATCGATCAGCCGATACCGGATCATATGCATATGCTCGCACAAGGTATGCCTGGTATACTCCATAGAAGGCTTCCAGTAATCCTCGTCTCTCAGATGAAAGGACTCCGAAATCCTCCTGAAATTAGCCGAACTATAGTAGGAGCTTTCCTCATTTACATCGTACAGAAACGCCGGGAAACTCATCTCCGCTTCCACCGCCTGCAGGATCTTTTTGATCTTTCTTTCCTTAAAACTCAGATTCGTAAGCTGAAACACACTGTCATTCTGAATACGAAACCGCTTAAATGCCTGGTTCATCACAGCCACATTTACCTGATTGATGACTTCCATAAACGCGATCTCAAAGGGCATACTGATCAGCGGCACATCGTACTTATCAAAGAGCGCAATGACGTGCTCCGGAATCGTATCGATATAACGCCCTCTTTTTATCATCAGCCCGGCCGATAACTGTGCCGTTCCCTCCAGGAAATTCTGCTCCAGACAGTGCGGTTCCTTTGACAGGGCATACCCCGAAGTTATGATCAGTTCCTTCCCTTTCGTCCACCTGAGCGCGTCGGGTGCGTCCATGACCGCAACTCCCTGCACCTCCTTGGATATTCCCTTTCTTCCCGCCACAATATAAAAATCCTTAAAAAATTCCTGCGCCAATAGTTGATACAATGCTATTCCCATCTTCATTCCATCCTTTGTAATGAAAACAAGTGTAACATCCCCCCTGACTTCCTGTCAAGAAATTGATATTACACTCATTTTTCTCATCTTCCTATGCCTCATACATTGGTGCGTAGTGATCCTTCTTTTCCTCAAATTCCTTCAATATCGCTTCTCTTTCTTCCGGTTTGTTATAAAGATCATATGCAATTCCCGCAATCACCTGTGCCGCGCTAAGTGCGCCTTTTTCACCCAACGCGCTGCCCGCTGCAGCAGTCGCCTGCCAGGTATGCGGCGCTACCCCTGCCGGCCAGCAGGAAGTAGAGATCACGCACATCGGCATCAAGTGGCTGATATCTCCACTGTCCGAAGACGCGGTCAAAGGATTCACCTGATACAGATTTCTTGAACTTAATTTCCACGCCATTGGTTTTCCTTCCGTCTCGTAAAGCTTCTGGGCCTTATCGGCGTCCATCTTAGGCACCGTGTCGACCAGTCTCTGGGCAAAGGCCATCTCTTCTTCATCAAAGACAGGCAGCTCGGCTTCCTTCATATTCTGATACGCAAGATCCCCGTAAGCATGATTTTCCTGCATCTCGCAGCAGCCATAATCCACTTTCATCTCAACCGTCGTCTCGGTCATGAGTGCAGCGCCTTGGGCCACCTTGCCTACTCGTTCCAGGATTTCCTTTACGTCCGTCATGTAAGGCGCCCGCACATAATACCAGGAGCCCGCTCTTGGCGGTACGATATTGGGCGCAAACCCGCCGCTGTCCGTGGTATAATGAATTCTCGCTTTCGAGGTCACATGCTC of Roseburia hominis contains these proteins:
- a CDS encoding DNA-directed RNA polymerase subunit beta, with translation MEKNRIRPITTGKSMRMSYSRQKEVLQMPNLIEVQKDSYQWFLDKGLNEVFDDISPITDYSGNLSLDFVDFKLCEDEVKYSIDECKKRDATYAAPLKVRVRLRNKETDEINEHEIFMGDLPLMTKTGTFVINGAERVIVSQLVRSPGIYYAITHDKIGKELYSCTVIPNRGAWLEYETDSNDVFYVRVDRTRKVPITVLIRALGVGTNAEILELFGEEPKILASFSKDTAENYQEGLLELYKKIRPGEPLAVDSAESLITSMFFDPRRYDLAKVGRYKFNKKLLLRNRICGQVLADDVVSAITGEVVAEKGIAVTRELADAIQNAAVPYVWIEREEGERDIKVLSSMMVDLRAVVDIDPKEVGVTELVYYPVLASILEETGGDIDEMKDAIRRNIHELIPKHITKEDIFASINYNMHLEYGMGNDDDIDHLGNRRIRSVGELLQNQYRIGLSRLERVVRERMTTQDLEGISPQSLINIKPVTAAVKEFFGSSQLSQFMDQNNPLGELTHKRRLSALGPGGLSRERAGFEVRDVHYSHYGRMCPIETPEGPNIGLINSLACYARINEYGFVEAPYRKIDKTDPKNPVVTDEVVYMTADEEDNYHVAQANEALDAEGHFIRKNVSGRYREETQEYERSMFDYMDVSPKMVFSVATALIPFLENDDANRALMGSNMQRQAVPLLMTEAPVVGTGMEVKSAVDSGVCIVAEQGGVVERSTSSEIVIKQDDKTRKSYKLTKFLRSNQSNCYNQRPIVVKGERVEEGQVIADGPSTSNGEMALGKNPLIGFMTWEGYNYEDAVLLSERLVQEDVYTSVHIEEYEAESRDTKLGPEEITRDIPGVGDDALKDLDERGIIRIGAEVRAGDILVGKVTPKGETELTAEERLLRAIFGEKAREVRDTSLKVPHGEYGIVVEAKVFTRENGDELSPGVNQAVRIYIAQKRKISVGDKMAGRHGNKGVVSRVLPVEDMPFLPNGRPLDIVLNPLGVPSRMNIGQVLEIHLSLAAKALGFNVATPVFDGANENDIMDTLDLANDYVNLSWEEFEAKHKEELLPEVMEYLYENRDHRELWKGVPISRDGKVRLRDGRTGEYFDSPVTIGHMHYLKLHHLVDDKIHARSTGPYSLVTQQPLGGKAQFGGQRFGEMEVWALEAYGASYTLQEILTMKSDDVVGRVKTYEAIIKGENIPEPGIPESFKVLLKELQSLGLDVRVLRDDNTEVEIMESSDYGDTNLNHIIEGDRRYQDREDYGKHGYSQQEFEDGELVDIEEEPDDDDLDFDDGYDDGDIPDYDDDMDLE
- the rplL gene encoding 50S ribosomal protein L7/L12, producing MAKLTTAEFIEAIKELSVLELNELVKACEEEFGVSAAAGVVVAAAGADAPAEEEKTEFDVELVAAGASKVKVIKVVREITGLGLKEAKALVDEAPKTVKEAVSKAEAEEIKAKLEAEGAEVNVK
- the rplJ gene encoding 50S ribosomal protein L10, giving the protein MAKVELKQPIVQAIVDDITDAQSIVLVDYRGLTVAEDTELRKQLREAGVIYKVCKNTMMKRAFEGTDFAQLDEYLEGPNAIAISKDDATAPARIICKFAKTAKALEVKAGVVEGSVYDADGVNALSQIPSREELLSKLLGSLQSPITNLARVLNQIAEQNGAPAEAAEAVEEAPAAE
- the rplA gene encoding 50S ribosomal protein L1 gives rise to the protein MKRGKKYVENAKQVDRSVLYDKAEAIALVKKCANAKFDETIEAHVRTGCDGRHADQQIRGAVVLPHGTGKKVRILVFAKDAKAEEAKAAGADYVGGAELVPKIQNENWFEFDVVVATPDMMGIVGRLGRVLGPKGLMPNPKAGTVTMDVTKAINDIKAGKIEYRLDKTNIIHVPLGKASFTEEQLADNFQTLMDAINKARPAAVKGQFLKSVTLTSTMGPGVKLNPMKLV
- the rplK gene encoding 50S ribosomal protein L11; translation: MAKKVSGYIKLQIPAGKATPAPPVGPALGQHGVNIVEFTKQFNARTADQGDLIIPVVITVYSDRSFSFITKTPPAAVLIKKACGLKSGSGVPNKTKVAKITKAQVKEIAELKLPDLNAASVEAAMSMIEGTCRSMGVTVVE
- the nusG gene encoding transcription termination/antitermination protein NusG — translated: MAEAKWYVVHTYSGYENKVKANIDKTIENRHLEEEILEVRVPMQEVVELKNGVQKAAQKKLFPGYVLIHMIMNDDTWYVVRNTRGVTGFVGPGSKPVPLTEAEMEPLGIHKENIVVAYEEGDTVTVTAGAWEGTVGVVQSINPQKQSLTINVELFGRETPVEISFAEVKKM
- the secE gene encoding preprotein translocase subunit SecE, whose product is MGDSKETSKTPFFKGLKAEFKKIIWPDKTTLAKQTAAVVSVSVILGAIITIADILVKFGIDLLVR
- the rpmG gene encoding 50S ribosomal protein L33, whose product is MRTRITLECTECKHRNYNMTKDKKSHPERMETKKYCRFCKSHTVHKETK
- a CDS encoding MATE family efflux transporter, which encodes MNETFMKEKPILPLITSMALPMVISMLVNSLYNIVDSFFVAKISEDAMTALSLVFPVQNFVSAVAIGFGIGINAVIAFYLGADDEEKANITAVHGLVLSLTHGIVMMIGSIAVMPAFLGRFTSAEQVVDLGMKYSRIVFAFSPVLALCLYFEKVFQAVGKMKVGMVSMLAGCITNIILDPIMIFGLGPFPAMGISGAALATGIGQVVSTAVHLVVYTARPIRVRIRKKYFVRNGGIDRKLYAIGVPAILNLALPSVLISAFNAILSEYSQIYVVILGIYYKLQTFLYLPASGIIQGMRPVIGYNYGAGEKKRVKQIYYMTIGLCGAIMAVGTVICLAIPGQLIGLFTENQETILAGQTALRIISAGFIISAVSVTASGALEGLGKGAPSLAISLSRYIVVIIPVAFALSRIWGPVGAWNAFWITEVVTAGVAFAVMRLQIK
- a CDS encoding PucR family transcriptional regulator, with translation MGIALYQLLAQEFFKDFYIVAGRKGISKEVQGVAVMDAPDALRWTKGKELIITSGYALSKEPHCLEQNFLEGTAQLSAGLMIKRGRYIDTIPEHVIALFDKYDVPLISMPFEIAFMEVINQVNVAVMNQAFKRFRIQNDSVFQLTNLSFKERKIKKILQAVEAEMSFPAFLYDVNEESSYYSSANFRRISESFHLRDEDYWKPSMEYTRHTLCEHMHMIRYRLIDPKNPDGPRISWVLIPIIMNDVTQAFFVVMESKEFLDYCDEYSIRIAFLELQSVYEQIMVAQSVGNIGFENFILFALNYDEEDKERLIYQASQHGISMSKKYICMLFSQTGDETVNARDERKNFVRAFQDSGVSKYGKMAFLDESNGLILWDIQEKSTCSLEYLSGLLEEFRQKIKEKCGGMELEFAIYREESNLLSLKKSVQRCQKVLKMGRQLFPQNRIWDYEMLGPYAWFDIQEEELEVMLSQYRLLMQDEKNRELLKTLKVYLENNMNYSVTAEKMYVHINTIRKRISRLREILDLPLEDRIARLKVEMLLQFLNL